A single genomic interval of Lewinellaceae bacterium harbors:
- the hypF gene encoding carbamoyltransferase HypF — translation MLGRSIHIKGRVQGVGFRPFVYRLAVQLQLAGWVKNGPDGVHILIAGDEESMDRFENHLRIKPPALSIITSFTSELEKVNDLAIFQIIESAASGPGEVLLTPDLALCMECRHELHDPLNRRYHYPFITCTQCGPRYSIIQSLPYDRPGTTMSPFTMCPTCQSEYNDPLDPRHHAQTNSCPDCAILQSWCDATGNVLHQNQTVAVNSAVQALLSGFIVAVKGVGGYLLMGDATQARVIEQLRERKHRPSKPFAVLYGDKSQLELDVLLSDLAWKQLTSPESPIVLLPFRSDEPDSGLQRNLVAPGLDQLGVMWPYTPLLDLISKEAGRPLIATSGNKSGSPIFYQDEKAIAGLEGIADFFLVNNRTIVVPQDDSVMRYSPVYRQPVILRRSRGFAPSLILPSSQPMQDGVLAMGAALKSTFAFTHRNNCYVSQYLGDTDHYEVQQAYEHTLDHLLRTTGQEPRVILVDRHPQYASTLLGQRLAEELSLPILKVQHHEAHFMAVLEEHSLCDREFPILGFIWDGTGYGHDGQTWGSECFMYQKGKLRRAGHLNYVAHLAGDQMARDARLPALAFSGGNPTILAYLETKFSRSAWNIYQKLLENDSKIQTSSMGRLFDAAGCLLELGTHQSFEGEIAMKLEAQAWEGIRRIGWELEPYGVLRWDGAELLMALFHDKSAVPERAARFHRTLIGWMFDEAGMHPEVEHLAMSGGVWQNGLLVDMALHFKPSQYNLYFHKQLSPNDEGISFGQLVHYQKVGQQGFVRDQLMKAFDASTSSN, via the coding sequence TTGTTAGGTAGAAGCATTCATATAAAAGGCCGGGTACAAGGGGTCGGATTCAGGCCATTTGTCTATCGCCTGGCGGTTCAACTCCAATTAGCCGGCTGGGTCAAGAATGGTCCTGATGGTGTACATATTCTCATCGCCGGAGATGAGGAGTCTATGGACCGGTTTGAAAACCATCTGCGGATCAAGCCTCCTGCATTATCGATCATCACGTCGTTTACTTCGGAGCTGGAAAAAGTCAATGACCTGGCCATATTTCAGATTATAGAATCCGCAGCTTCAGGCCCGGGAGAGGTGCTGTTAACTCCTGATCTGGCTTTGTGTATGGAATGCCGTCATGAATTGCACGACCCGTTGAACAGACGTTACCACTACCCGTTCATCACCTGTACACAGTGTGGGCCCCGTTATTCCATCATTCAATCGCTTCCCTATGATCGTCCGGGGACAACCATGTCGCCATTTACGATGTGCCCCACTTGTCAGTCAGAATACAATGATCCCCTGGATCCAAGGCATCATGCGCAGACCAATTCGTGTCCGGATTGTGCAATTTTACAGAGCTGGTGTGACGCCACTGGGAATGTGTTGCATCAGAATCAGACAGTGGCTGTCAATTCTGCGGTCCAGGCTTTATTGTCCGGATTTATTGTTGCCGTAAAAGGAGTGGGAGGTTATCTGTTGATGGGTGACGCCACACAAGCCCGTGTTATCGAGCAGCTTAGGGAACGTAAACACCGGCCTTCAAAGCCATTTGCGGTTTTATATGGTGATAAAAGCCAGCTGGAGCTCGATGTGCTGCTTTCCGACCTGGCGTGGAAACAACTGACAAGTCCCGAGTCCCCCATCGTCTTACTGCCATTCCGGAGCGATGAACCCGATTCCGGCCTGCAACGAAACCTGGTGGCTCCCGGCCTGGATCAGTTAGGGGTCATGTGGCCTTATACACCATTGCTTGACCTGATCAGTAAAGAGGCAGGCAGGCCTTTGATCGCTACCAGTGGAAACAAAAGTGGTTCTCCCATCTTTTACCAGGATGAAAAAGCAATTGCCGGATTAGAAGGTATTGCAGATTTTTTCCTGGTCAATAACCGGACCATTGTTGTACCGCAGGACGACAGCGTGATGCGGTATTCTCCAGTATACCGCCAACCTGTGATCCTCCGGCGCAGCCGCGGATTTGCACCCAGTCTGATCCTCCCTTCATCACAGCCGATGCAAGACGGAGTTCTGGCCATGGGAGCAGCACTTAAAAGTACATTTGCCTTTACACACCGAAACAATTGTTATGTCAGCCAATATTTGGGAGATACGGACCATTACGAAGTTCAACAGGCTTATGAGCATACGCTTGACCACTTGCTAAGAACGACCGGTCAGGAACCCCGGGTCATCCTGGTTGACCGCCATCCGCAATATGCCAGTACCTTGCTGGGGCAACGGTTGGCGGAAGAACTGTCCTTGCCTATCCTGAAGGTTCAACACCATGAAGCCCATTTTATGGCTGTACTGGAGGAGCATTCGTTGTGCGATCGGGAGTTTCCCATTCTTGGTTTCATTTGGGATGGCACGGGTTATGGCCATGATGGCCAGACCTGGGGGAGTGAATGTTTTATGTATCAGAAAGGTAAACTCCGGCGGGCCGGGCATTTAAATTATGTAGCACACCTGGCCGGTGATCAGATGGCACGGGATGCCCGCTTACCGGCATTGGCATTCAGCGGCGGCAATCCAACCATCCTGGCGTATTTGGAAACGAAGTTCAGCCGATCAGCCTGGAACATTTACCAAAAACTCCTGGAGAATGATTCCAAAATCCAGACCTCCAGTATGGGCCGCTTGTTCGACGCAGCCGGATGCCTGCTGGAGTTGGGAACACATCAATCCTTTGAGGGGGAAATTGCCATGAAACTGGAAGCGCAGGCCTGGGAAGGTATTCGGCGGATAGGGTGGGAACTGGAACCCTACGGTGTATTAAGATGGGATGGCGCTGAGCTTCTGATGGCTCTTTTTCACGACAAGTCTGCGGTGCCTGAACGTGCTGCGCGATTTCATCGTACCCTGATAGGCTGGATGTTCGATGAAGCGGGAATGCATCCGGAGGTTGAACACCTGGCAATGAGCGGGGGCGTTTGGCAGAATGGATTGCTGGTGGATATGGCTCTGCATTTTAAACCTTCGCAATACAATTTGTATTTTCATAAACAGTTGTCTCCGAACGATGAAGGCATATCCTTTGGTCAACTGGTCCATTATCAGAAAGTAGGACAGCAAGGTTTTGTCAGGGACCAATTGATGAAAGCATTTGATGCTTCTACTTCGAGCAATTGA
- a CDS encoding HypC/HybG/HupF family hydrogenase formation chaperone: protein MCLAIPGKITAITEHLNGAFRTGKVSFGGIQRETNLSMVPDAQVDDYVLVHVGVAISVVDEEEARKTFELLKAMGELEDELGPEPKTDGV, encoded by the coding sequence ATGTGTTTGGCAATACCGGGAAAAATCACTGCGATCACGGAGCATCTGAATGGTGCATTCCGGACCGGGAAGGTCTCTTTTGGCGGGATCCAGCGGGAAACAAATCTAAGTATGGTTCCCGATGCGCAGGTCGATGATTATGTATTGGTCCACGTAGGTGTGGCCATCAGTGTTGTCGATGAAGAAGAAGCCCGTAAAACGTTTGAGTTGTTGAAAGCGATGGGTGAACTGGAGGATGAACTCGGACCGGAGCCCAAAACCGATGGAGTATGA
- the hypD gene encoding hydrogenase formation protein HypD — MKYLTEYRDAVMVQEYVKRIHQLVTRPWSIMEICGGQTHGLVKNGILEMLPEQVTMVHGPGCPVCVTPLHLIDDAIALAYKPGVIVTSFGDMLRVPGSEESLLEAKANGANMQMVYSPLDALKIAQKNPDKEVVFFAVGFETTAPANALSVIQADAMGLENYSILTSHVLVPPAMEAILSDPESKVDGFLAAGHVCTIMGIEEYYPIAEKYKVPIVVTGFEPIDLLVGIYETLKQLEEGTYRVDNQYARVVQAAGNPQARKVIGKVFTTSDRIWRGIGEIPGSGYEVDQEFSRYDARLKFHLGHREVPEHPECIAGQILKGLRKPFHCAQFGKGCTPEHPLGAPMVSSEGACAAYYHFAQMKNETVHG; from the coding sequence ATGAAATATCTGACCGAATACCGTGATGCTGTGATGGTTCAGGAGTATGTCAAACGGATCCATCAACTGGTGACCAGGCCCTGGTCCATCATGGAGATATGTGGGGGACAGACTCATGGTTTGGTGAAGAACGGGATCCTTGAAATGTTACCAGAGCAGGTAACCATGGTTCATGGCCCCGGATGCCCGGTATGTGTCACACCGCTTCACCTGATTGATGATGCCATCGCTCTGGCCTATAAACCAGGAGTCATCGTGACCTCCTTCGGTGATATGCTCCGCGTGCCAGGGTCTGAAGAATCTCTTTTGGAAGCCAAGGCCAATGGAGCCAATATGCAAATGGTTTACTCTCCCCTGGATGCCCTTAAAATTGCCCAGAAGAATCCGGATAAAGAGGTTGTATTTTTTGCCGTAGGTTTTGAGACAACTGCCCCGGCCAATGCACTGTCGGTCATCCAGGCGGATGCCATGGGGCTGGAAAATTACAGCATACTGACTTCTCATGTATTGGTACCTCCTGCCATGGAGGCCATACTGTCCGATCCGGAAAGCAAAGTAGATGGTTTTCTCGCCGCCGGTCACGTATGTACGATCATGGGTATAGAGGAATATTACCCGATCGCTGAAAAATACAAGGTGCCTATTGTGGTGACCGGATTCGAACCCATCGATTTACTCGTAGGGATTTACGAGACTTTAAAGCAGCTAGAAGAAGGCACTTACCGGGTAGACAACCAATATGCGCGAGTCGTTCAGGCGGCAGGAAATCCTCAGGCCAGGAAGGTTATCGGAAAAGTATTCACGACCTCAGACCGGATCTGGCGGGGTATAGGTGAGATACCAGGCAGTGGCTATGAGGTTGACCAGGAGTTTAGCCGGTACGATGCAAGGTTAAAATTTCATCTTGGCCACCGGGAGGTTCCTGAGCATCCTGAGTGCATCGCCGGACAAATCCTTAAGGGATTGCGTAAGCCTTTCCATTGCGCTCAGTTTGGCAAAGGGTGTACACCCGAACATCCGCTGGGCGCACCCATGGTCAGTTCGGAAGGCGCTTGCGCTGCTTATTATCATTTTGCTCAAATGAAAAACGAGACGGTCCATGGCTGA
- the hypE gene encoding hydrogenase expression/formation protein HypE — translation MRLQCPVPKMDFDVIQLGHGSGGLMTHRLLKSGVFEVLQNEFLREEHDGAIVDLKGKTAITTDSFVVSPIFFPGGNIGDLAVNGTVNDLAMCGAKPQYLTLACILEEGFALEEYWEILLAIREAGKTAGVQVVTGDTKVVEKGKGDGIFINTTGIGLVHPHADIRVSRIKSGDVVVVSGLVASHGMAIMSVREGLEFETTLESDTAPVHDMVWALLDQFGEDIRFLRDPTRGGVASTLNEAASQRKLGIRLEQTQIPMLEEVEGACELLGMDPLYVANEGIFVAIVAPGTADAVVKTLQQFPGGKFASVIGRVVDEHPGQVVLNSSIGGKRVVAMLAGEQLPRIC, via the coding sequence ATGCGGCTGCAATGCCCGGTCCCAAAGATGGATTTTGATGTGATTCAGCTGGGACATGGAAGTGGGGGCCTGATGACCCACCGGTTGCTGAAAAGTGGTGTTTTTGAAGTGTTGCAGAATGAGTTTTTACGTGAGGAACACGATGGTGCGATCGTTGACCTGAAAGGGAAAACGGCCATCACGACCGATAGTTTTGTGGTCTCTCCAATCTTTTTTCCCGGAGGAAATATCGGGGATCTGGCTGTAAATGGCACGGTGAATGACCTGGCCATGTGTGGAGCCAAACCACAGTATCTGACCCTGGCATGCATCCTGGAGGAGGGGTTTGCGCTGGAGGAATATTGGGAGATACTGTTAGCCATCCGTGAGGCAGGTAAGACTGCCGGTGTGCAGGTTGTGACCGGTGATACGAAAGTTGTTGAAAAAGGTAAAGGCGACGGTATTTTTATCAATACGACCGGCATTGGACTGGTGCATCCGCATGCAGACATTCGTGTTTCAAGGATCAAATCCGGTGATGTCGTCGTCGTCAGCGGTTTGGTTGCCAGTCATGGCATGGCCATTATGTCGGTGCGTGAGGGACTGGAGTTTGAGACAACGCTGGAAAGCGATACCGCACCGGTTCACGATATGGTGTGGGCACTATTGGATCAATTTGGAGAGGATATCCGGTTTTTGAGGGATCCGACCCGGGGTGGGGTGGCTTCAACATTAAACGAGGCTGCATCGCAAAGGAAACTCGGAATCCGGCTGGAGCAAACACAGATCCCGATGCTGGAAGAAGTGGAAGGTGCCTGTGAGCTACTGGGAATGGATCCGCTTTATGTAGCCAATGAAGGGATATTTGTAGCAATTGTCGCACCCGGTACGGCAGATGCAGTCGTTAAAACCTTGCAGCAATTTCCCGGGGGAAAATTTGCATCGGTCATCGGACGTGTGGTGGATGAACATCCGGGTCAGGTCGTCCTGAACAGCTCAATAGGTGGTAAACGTGTCGTTGCTATGCTGGCAGGGGAACAGTTGCCGAGGATTTGTTAA
- a CDS encoding VOC family protein has translation MATINPHIHFNGNAEEAFTFYKSVFGGEFTKLLRYGSISSPEFPIADHDANRIMHIVLPIGKHTRLIASDVLEMMGKVSENDNRNTISISAESREEADRLFNGLSSEGAVEMPISNGPLGVYFGMFTDKYGVEWMVEYDSAN, from the coding sequence ATGGCAACAATTAATCCTCACATTCATTTTAATGGAAATGCAGAAGAAGCATTTACGTTTTACAAGTCCGTCTTCGGCGGAGAATTCACAAAATTATTGCGGTATGGGTCCATATCCAGCCCTGAATTTCCAATAGCGGACCATGATGCCAACCGGATCATGCACATTGTCCTCCCGATCGGAAAACACACCCGCTTAATAGCGAGCGATGTTTTGGAAATGATGGGAAAGGTCAGTGAAAATGACAACAGAAATACCATTTCAATAAGTGCGGAAAGCCGGGAAGAAGCTGACCGTCTGTTTAATGGCCTATCTTCAGAAGGTGCTGTAGAGATGCCTATTTCCAACGGACCATTAGGTGTCTATTTTGGCATGTTTACCGATAAATATGGCGTGGAATGGATGGTAGAATATGACTCCGCAAATTAA
- a CDS encoding SRPBCC domain-containing protein, whose product MNNHLLFDFNVDKKTNTIFVHKEFDAGLDLVWDAFTKQEILDLWGAPEPWVAQTIRMEFKVGGRRFYKMISPEGQEHYSVQDYTSISPKTNLKYLSGFSDKDEHINQDFYGSENDLKFSEANGITTVRISIKYKSLAILEMMIEKGFREGFTLTMNKIDHLIKSGTLTTTPFNL is encoded by the coding sequence ATGAATAATCATTTGCTGTTTGATTTTAATGTTGACAAAAAAACGAATACCATTTTTGTCCACAAAGAATTTGATGCCGGGCTTGATCTGGTTTGGGACGCTTTTACCAAACAGGAAATTCTGGATCTGTGGGGTGCTCCGGAGCCCTGGGTAGCACAAACCATACGTATGGAGTTTAAAGTGGGTGGACGCAGGTTTTACAAAATGATAAGTCCCGAAGGACAGGAACATTATTCCGTTCAGGACTATACATCCATTTCCCCTAAGACAAATCTCAAATACCTTTCAGGCTTTAGCGACAAGGATGAACACATTAATCAGGATTTCTACGGGTCGGAAAACGACTTGAAATTCAGCGAAGCAAATGGGATTACCACGGTGCGTATCAGCATCAAATACAAATCACTGGCTATCCTGGAAATGATGATTGAAAAAGGTTTCCGGGAAGGATTTACATTAACGATGAATAAAATCGATCACTTAATCAAATCCGGAACATTGACAACAACACCTTTTAACCTTTAA
- a CDS encoding winged helix-turn-helix transcriptional regulator — protein sequence MRRDVFQAIADPTRRAIITLIALRAMTPNAMAEHFDMSRQAVSKHLRILTECQLVKQEQQGREIYYSLEMDKMKEVDKWLSQLKSIWENKFNQLDKILSKLKNQKS from the coding sequence ATGAGAAGAGATGTTTTCCAGGCTATAGCAGATCCAACCCGCAGAGCGATAATCACCTTAATTGCTTTAAGGGCAATGACACCGAATGCAATGGCCGAGCATTTCGATATGAGCAGACAAGCCGTATCGAAGCACTTACGGATTTTGACCGAATGCCAGTTGGTCAAACAGGAACAACAGGGTAGAGAAATTTATTATTCACTTGAAATGGATAAAATGAAAGAAGTCGATAAATGGCTGAGCCAATTAAAATCCATTTGGGAAAACAAGTTTAATCAACTTGACAAAATATTATCAAAGCTTAAAAATCAAAAATCATGA
- a CDS encoding DNA-(apurinic or apyrimidinic site) lyase, whose product MPELPEVNTVQKLLHTEAVGQQIHRVEVWDEHILRNISGDEFIQALSGRPITGTYRRGKYLFALLDKGQSVLLHLSMTGDLRYYQDPMERSRYERFNWQLSNGLYIGYDDPRKFGRILLLNDIHAYINETGLGPDALEIDESEWLAKMKGRTTAIKAWLLDQSILAGVGNLYADEICYQARVHPASITGAIPLKKQKELYERMKSILTLACERDAYYKVYPEDWFWKWREPGAKNPNGPGVAESAKIGGRTTYFVEGWQKRY is encoded by the coding sequence ATGCCAGAATTACCTGAAGTCAACACCGTTCAAAAACTATTGCATACCGAAGCGGTAGGCCAGCAAATCCACCGCGTTGAGGTATGGGATGAGCACATCCTTCGGAATATTTCCGGGGATGAGTTTATCCAGGCCCTTTCCGGACGACCCATCACCGGAACCTATCGCCGGGGTAAATACCTTTTTGCATTGCTGGATAAGGGACAGTCGGTTTTACTGCACCTGAGCATGACCGGTGATCTGCGTTATTATCAGGATCCGATGGAGCGCTCCCGATACGAACGATTCAACTGGCAGTTATCCAATGGGCTCTATATCGGATATGATGACCCACGTAAGTTTGGCCGTATCCTCCTGCTGAACGATATCCATGCCTACATCAATGAAACCGGCCTGGGTCCGGATGCACTCGAAATAGACGAATCGGAGTGGCTGGCCAAAATGAAAGGAAGAACCACGGCTATCAAGGCCTGGCTGCTGGACCAGTCCATACTTGCCGGGGTCGGCAACCTGTATGCCGATGAGATCTGTTATCAAGCCAGGGTTCATCCGGCATCTATAACCGGTGCTATCCCCCTCAAGAAACAAAAGGAGCTCTATGAGCGAATGAAATCCATCCTCACGCTGGCCTGTGAGCGCGATGCTTACTACAAAGTTTATCCGGAGGACTGGTTCTGGAAATGGCGGGAGCCGGGAGCCAAAAACCCTAATGGTCCCGGAGTAGCGGAGTCTGCCAAAATCGGGGGCCGGACGACCTATTTTGTGGAAGGGTGGCAGAAGCGGTATTGA
- a CDS encoding fumarylacetoacetate hydrolase family protein: MAASWYLYRTPEQIYLHQDNNWWEAPAGLSWSAVSNHVNLYRWLELHHQDWDQLAAPPELSHCLPPLDKQEVWAAGVTYYRSRDARMEESQESGGSTFYDKVYVADRPELFFKSMAHRVSGNHEKVHIRQDSTWNVPEPELALWVSSEGTIEGYAIGNDMSSRDIEGENPLYLPQAKVYDRSLALGPCLYVPDGPLSSETRIQMMIERHRQVIFSGETTVDQIKRSFIDLVGYLNHSMDFPDGVWLLTGTGIIPPPQFTLNAGDQVLIEIEPIGLLTNQVQVFSRE; encoded by the coding sequence ATGGCTGCCTCATGGTATTTGTATCGTACCCCGGAACAAATTTATCTGCATCAGGACAACAACTGGTGGGAGGCTCCGGCAGGATTATCCTGGAGCGCGGTCTCCAATCATGTCAATTTGTATCGCTGGCTGGAATTACATCATCAGGACTGGGACCAGTTAGCTGCGCCCCCTGAGCTTTCCCATTGCCTGCCTCCCCTGGACAAGCAGGAAGTCTGGGCGGCTGGTGTCACTTATTACCGCAGCCGGGATGCACGCATGGAGGAATCCCAGGAGTCCGGTGGTTCAACCTTCTACGATAAGGTGTATGTGGCGGATCGCCCCGAACTATTCTTTAAGTCCATGGCACACCGGGTTTCTGGCAACCATGAGAAAGTACACATACGGCAGGACTCAACCTGGAATGTGCCCGAGCCTGAACTGGCATTATGGGTGTCTTCCGAAGGGACCATCGAAGGTTATGCCATTGGAAACGATATGTCCTCGCGTGACATCGAGGGTGAAAATCCGTTGTATTTACCTCAGGCAAAAGTGTACGATCGCAGTCTGGCCCTGGGTCCCTGTCTGTATGTCCCGGATGGCCCACTGAGTTCGGAAACGCGTATCCAGATGATGATCGAGCGGCACCGTCAGGTTATTTTTAGTGGTGAGACGACCGTAGATCAGATCAAGCGCAGTTTTATAGACCTGGTAGGCTATTTGAATCATTCGATGGACTTTCCGGATGGCGTCTGGTTGCTGACCGGTACGGGTATCATCCCACCGCCGCAATTTACCCTGAATGCCGGTGATCAGGTGCTGATTGAAATCGAGCCTATTGGTTTACTGACCAATCAGGTGCAGGTGTTCTCCCGGGAATGA